Below is a genomic region from Neisseria arctica.
GATATTGTAATGGATGGTGTGTTCGGCAGGGTATCTTTATCGGTGTGGCGTTATTGGTTAGAATAAGAAAGATTTGAATATGCCGTCTGAAAAGGAACAAACATGGCAAAACCCAAAGGCGGCCTAGGTCGCGGTTTAGATTCTTTATTGGCAAACAGTATAGATGGTGGTGAGGGTGACCGCCTGACCAGCGTGGCTATCGGAGATATCCAACCGGGGCGCTACCAACCCCGTGTGCAAATGGATAATGAGGCTTTGGAGGAGTTGGCCGAGTCGATTAAGGCGCAAGGTGTGATTCAGCCGGTTATTGTGCGAGAACGCGGATTATCCCAATACGAATTGATTGCAGGCGAGCGGCGTTGGCGGGCCAGCCAACTGGCTGGATTGACGGAAATACCGGTCGTTATCAAAACGATTGATGACGAAGCGGCTTTGGCCATGGGTTTGATTGAAAACCTGCAACGTGAAAACCTAAACCCGATTGAAGAAGCCCGCGGTTTGAAACGCTTAGCCGATGAGTTTAGTTTAACGCATGAAACAATAGCTAAGGCCGTTGGAAAAAGCCGTAGTGCAATTTCCAATAGTTTGCGCTTACTGAGCTTGCCCGAACCTGTACAGGATATGCTTTACCAGCGCCGTTTGGAAATGGGGCATGCTCGTGCATTACTTACTTTGCCGGTAGTCGAGCAATTGGCCTTGGCACATAAAACGGTGAAAAACGGGTGGTCTGTACGAGAAGTGGAGCGTCGCAGCCAAATGGTGCAGCAGGCTAAAAAAAGCGATGTGCCTAAAAATATACACCCTGATATTCGCCGCTTGAACGAGCGTTTAACCGAAAGTTTGGGCGTAAACGCTGAAATCCAAACCAGCAATCAGAAAAAAGGCAAAATTATCTTGCACTTTGATTCACCGGAAACATTAGAGGCCCTGTTGAGAAGTTTGGGTGTGGATAGTAGTTTTTAATAAACTTTTAATAATTTCATTAGCTATTTACTATTGATAAGGCTGCTTTGGGGGCAGCCTTATTGATTGGCAGTCATATAAAGCGCCAATTTGAGCCCGAGGCCGCTACCTTTATGAGATATGTAGTGGTAAGTGCAATCGGGTTAGGCTTATATTTTGTAGTTGAATGTAGTTTATTTGCCTGCCAGTATGTGATGATTTTACATAAGTCGGGTTTTACACCAAGTCTATATTTACATATTAACAAAAATTAGTAAAAGGCTTTGCCCTGTTTTTAGGATTGGTTTGGCAGCTTGAAAAACCGTTATATTACATATGGGCGAAGTGTAAATTCTTAGTTGGTAACGTATTTATGTGTTACTTTCGAACTTAGGTAAAATGTGTCGGATGCAAGAGATTATTTCACAAAGATTAACAAATTATCTTGACGCCTAAACCTATCTTGATTATAGTAGCCCCGCTTATTATTCTATGTAGCTGCGTGTTGTATGACGAAAATTTTAGGCTGGCAGTTAGCCGCTTTGGCAGTTGTGTCGGTATTAAGCGGATTAATTGAAGGGTGGACGGCGTTTTGGTCCGCTGCCGCAGGTGGTATATGCTATTTGATTCCTTCAGCAGTTACGGTGTTGATTTTAAAATTTCTTAAACCTTATCCAGAGCTTGCCGGTAAAGGTTTTATCATCGGAGAATTTTTAAAAATAGCACTGTCGGTAGTGATAATGTTGTTTGTGTTTGTCCTGTGGCATGAAAAATTAAATTTCATACCGTTTCTTCTGGGGCTGCTTATCGTCAGTCATGTGGTTTTTCTAGCATTTTTGAGAGTTCAACGTTATGGCAAGTGAATCTATTACCGCTGCCGACTACATCAAGCACCATTTGCAAAGCTTGACCAGTTTGTCGGATGTTACCCAGGGGCAAGGCCTGAAAAATATCGCCGATTTCTCGTATATCAATATAGATTCGGTATTTTTTGCACTTGTGCTGGGTATTTTGGGTTCTTTCTTCTTATGGCGCGGTGCAAAAAAAGCGACGGCAGGTGTACCGGGGCGTTTTCAGGCTGCGGTTGAAATCCTATTTGAATTTGTGGACGATATGTGCAAAAGCATCGTTCATAACGAACAATCTCGTAAAGCCGTAGCTCCGCTGGGTTTGACCGTATTCGTTTGGGTGTTCCTGATGAATGCCATGGACTTGTTGCCGGTTGATCTGCTGCCAATGACCTGGCAGGCGGTAACTGGTGATCATCATGCCTTATTGCGTGTTGTGCCGACGGCAGATCTTAACACTACTTTGGCTTTGGCTTTGGGTGTGTTGATCGTATGTATTTATTACAATGTTAAAATTAAAGGTTTTGGCGGTTGGATGCATGAAATGTTCAGCGCACCCTTCGGACCGAAATTAGGCCCGGCCAACTTTGTTTTGAATATTGTAGAGTTTTTCTCTAAAACCGTTTCACACGGCATGCGGCTTTTCGGCAATATGTATGCGGGCGAGCTGGTATTTATGCTGATTGCTTTGTTAGGCGGTGCATGGGCTGCATCGGGCAGTATCGGTGTCTTAGATCCGATTATGTTTGTATTCCATATTATCGCCGGTTTGATTTGGGCTATTTTCCATATTTTGGTAATTACCCTTCAAGCGTTTATTTTCATGGCCTTGGCATTCGTTTATATCGGCCAGGCACATGACGCGCACTAAAGTATTTTTAATTGAAATTTAGAGTAGTTTTAAAGTAAGTAGTTTTTTTCAACGTAGTTTAACCTTTGTTTTTTTTAAGGAGTTTTAAAATGGGTTTGATTGCTATCGCATGTGGTTTGATCGTAGCTTTGGGTGCTTTGGGCGCTTCAATCGGTATCGCTATGGTTGGTTCTAAATATTTGGAATCTTCTGCCCGTCAACCTGAATTGATTGGCCCGTTGCAAACTAAATTGTTCTTGATCGCCGGTTTGATCGATGCTGCATTCTTGATCGGTGTGGCTATTGCTCTGCTGTTCGCCTTCGTTAACCCGTTTGCAGGCTAATCCGAACGCGACTTTGTTTCGATACAGGCGAAACACCGTTTGTTTGATTAACCCTAATACGAAGGTTAAGTAAAGTGAATTTAAATGCAACCTTATTTGCGCAGTTAATCGTCTTTTTCGGTTTGGTGTGGTTCACTATGAAATTTGTGTGGCCTCCGATCG
It encodes:
- a CDS encoding ATP synthase subunit I, which translates into the protein MTKILGWQLAALAVVSVLSGLIEGWTAFWSAAAGGICYLIPSAVTVLILKFLKPYPELAGKGFIIGEFLKIALSVVIMLFVFVLWHEKLNFIPFLLGLLIVSHVVFLAFLRVQRYGK
- the atpE gene encoding F0F1 ATP synthase subunit C, translating into MGLIAIACGLIVALGALGASIGIAMVGSKYLESSARQPELIGPLQTKLFLIAGLIDAAFLIGVAIALLFAFVNPFAG
- a CDS encoding ParB/RepB/Spo0J family partition protein, with the translated sequence MAKPKGGLGRGLDSLLANSIDGGEGDRLTSVAIGDIQPGRYQPRVQMDNEALEELAESIKAQGVIQPVIVRERGLSQYELIAGERRWRASQLAGLTEIPVVIKTIDDEAALAMGLIENLQRENLNPIEEARGLKRLADEFSLTHETIAKAVGKSRSAISNSLRLLSLPEPVQDMLYQRRLEMGHARALLTLPVVEQLALAHKTVKNGWSVREVERRSQMVQQAKKSDVPKNIHPDIRRLNERLTESLGVNAEIQTSNQKKGKIILHFDSPETLEALLRSLGVDSSF
- the atpB gene encoding F0F1 ATP synthase subunit A encodes the protein MASESITAADYIKHHLQSLTSLSDVTQGQGLKNIADFSYINIDSVFFALVLGILGSFFLWRGAKKATAGVPGRFQAAVEILFEFVDDMCKSIVHNEQSRKAVAPLGLTVFVWVFLMNAMDLLPVDLLPMTWQAVTGDHHALLRVVPTADLNTTLALALGVLIVCIYYNVKIKGFGGWMHEMFSAPFGPKLGPANFVLNIVEFFSKTVSHGMRLFGNMYAGELVFMLIALLGGAWAASGSIGVLDPIMFVFHIIAGLIWAIFHILVITLQAFIFMALAFVYIGQAHDAH